From the Triticum urartu cultivar G1812 chromosome 4, Tu2.1, whole genome shotgun sequence genome, the window gacttgtccttcttgggaaccatgacaacattggcgagccactcggagtggtagatttctcggataaACTCCGCCGCTAAAAgccgagctacctcttcaccaatagtctttctcttctggacggcggaccgtcggagatgttccttgacaggttttacttttgagtcgactcttaggcggtgcttagccagctccctgggaacactcGGCATGTTagagggcttccatgcgaagatgtccccgttttcacggaggaactggatgagcgcttcttcctatttggagtcgagcgtcgttgagaCGTGAGTCGGAGCAAcattgggatcggtcgggtgaatctGAACTGGcttcgtttcaccggacgactgaaaagctgattctgaagcaggcttcttggctcgtagtaACTCACTCGGATCAGTAGTCTTccggtactcttgcagctcgaccactgccatctgagcattagcaatctttgagcctttctgaaaacactcttctgcttttttccgattgcctgtaatggtgatcacacctttgggaccaggcatcttcaatttgagatacacataaaacggtcgggccatgaagcgtgcataagccggcctgcccaaaatagcgtgataggcactctggaagtctacaacttcaaatgtcaacttctctttccggtaattcttggaatcaccaaaaaccacaccaagggcaatctggccgagtgattcagccttcttcccaggaatgactccatggaaactcatgttgctggcgctgagtctggacatcggaatgcccatcccttttaATGTCTCtgcatacaatatgttcaaaccactgccaccatccattaggactttggtcagtcgagtgccttcaaccactgggtcgaccaccagagcttgcctcccaggggtggcaatatgcgttgggtgatcggactggtcgaacgtgatggcagtctgggaccattTCAGATAACttggtgtcgccggagcaaccatattcacctctcaattgatgactttcagtcgacttttgctctcaacatcagcaaaaatcaccaaggtggaattgacttgagggtatccgtcgtcactgtcctctttgtcctcgactttgtccgactccttttccttacccTTGGGTTGCTTACCCTGAAACtgttggatcaagagtcgacactgtcgagtggtatgtttcgggtaaatgaaattaccctcttcatctttcttcgtGTGGACAAGACATGgcaagtccaacacatcatttccatcctggtctttaacctttttggggttccaaggccctttaggtttccctttaaactttcccTGAGTTACGGACAAGGCTTCCCcgggagcagctggctcggctttccgcttctgtttccgattggaatcccctccggtttcttgggcgactgacttcaGCTTGCCgctccggagtcgatcctcatcttcaccattagcgtacttggtggcaatctccatcatccgattcagggacatctctccggttcgaccgaatttcaagctcagttctctgtacttgacgccctCCTTGAAAGCACAAAccgcttggtggtcaggcacattctccaccgagtgatgtaacgtgatccacctctggatgtaatccctcaaagtttcatttggTTTCTGTacacaagaccgcagttccgtcagccctgccggtcgcttgcacgTGCCTTCGaatgtggtgacgaacactcgagagagatcctcccaagtgtaaatgctgctaggcgccaactggttcagccacgctctggccgagccctctaacatgagaggcaggtgcttcatggccacttcatcattgccgccgccgatctggacggccactcggtaatcttcaagccaagtatcgggcttggactcgccagtgaacttactgactccagtcgccaacctgaagttgggaggaatcacaacGGCCTTGATGGCTcgactaaagcactctggccccgataCATGCACTCTGCTGTTGGTAGgggcatctctgtcgtgaccttctcggtgagccctgttccggtcgaccaaaccttggatgagaatggatctcgcgtcaaagcctggccctctggggtcgactaaaacccttcgcccaccactatgagtgcgcctgtcatcctgctggcgaggcacatacgacccgctcctcgggggaggcgtgggcactcgacgccGACCGTCACGACCGACTCGATGTTCATACTGTtcatggttcccatactggtcacgccggtccccacgtccctcacgcttcgggggcgatctcgggctgtgagccgactggactgtgtccgtGGCAACGGATCTGTTGTGAATCCTGTTCTGCGattgagaaacagcggaattctgatctcctgctgcccggagcaactctctgatctgcaacaagcctctgccagcctccgactgggaaggctgaatcgactccactatgcgggctgcagctgctaaattctgaatcggagttcgatatacctgcgggggcgggaaaagctgacgtcgactggattcaggaacccgttgtcgcgcccgctcgtcgagtgctcgctggaggttttCCAGTCGAGCACGCTCGGCCAaatttgccaggcgcgcgtcctccaaggcgcgagcctcgggggtttctccaatgataggagtgtgcagtgcatccatgttccggcggcgaagttcttccctctgcagcgacgtgagaggctcgggaagatattcctcatggggacgcgacgggtcgcctccgcCCGTGCCTCCGTCGGTGCCGGGAAAACCGGGAAGACTGGGTGGTCCATCggccatcagaacctccgccgccgaaTCGCTGCTgccgcactcggatgcggtctccgcggagccagtcgacagatcgaacaggctgtagagggattcgtcgggctcgatcgccgcgacttgagggatggccgactgacgggccaccgcatgtctcacccaccgctgaagtctcgaccgaccggagcgcttgcgccggcgggaaacggggagggaggacagcacaggagccgaccggtaaggggtcgacggttgccgcaggagaacgccgcggacgcacgcgcgaaagtgcgttgccccgcggacagggagtgcgtccacgtcgagcggagcctcctgaagtcaggcggagtcgtcggtgatgaacgtgagcgcgccgagacggatctcgcggccctccaccaaaactccgtcgaaaaccatgatgattcgggtcggaaaagatcgcaactcctccaacaaaacgctaaaacaccggccccacggtaggcgccaactgtcgtggttctaagcctgacagtgatgtaggggggtacgTATGGAGAGGCAGGATCTTAGCtgtggagaagttgtaagcacgcaaggtttacgagttcaggcccttctcggaggaagtaatagccctacgtctcggagcccggaggcggtcgactggattatgcgtgcatgagttacagaggtgcgaacccttgtctcggagggggggtggcttatatagagtgcgccaggcccccggccagcccacgttaccaagggttcaatgttcattaaggcgaggcgttactggtaacgctagtaataaagtgctatgatgaccataaaaagctatttaatgaccgaccgttagcgtgcggagtgactttaggtctcttggccgtcgagtggttgcttcttggtcgagtgtcttcgagtctgtcgagtgtcttcgagtctgtcgagtggaacaccttcaagtcgattgaaaggtgatttcttctagagatgtcctcgGGTAGGGTAggtaggacaggtccatgaccctaccctagatACATAGCTTCATCAACCACCTCACATATTTTTTTAATGAGAAAGTATTTATAAGTAAGTTTGCAAAAtgatcttatattatgggatgaaGGAAGTACATGTTAGTGCTTCATGGCCGTGCATTTACGTAGATGCAGTTTTTCCAGCGTTGGAAGTCCGTTGGTTGTAGTATACTACTTTTATCGGAAACGACCCAGATTTACAAAAAGCATCCCTCTCCATGTCTCTTTAGGTTGTTGATGCAGATCACATAGTCTCGGGACTTTGTTGTTGATGGTATTCCTGTGTTGGATTTATGTCCTCGGGCTCTGTTGTTGTGATGGCGTTTGCTCCAACACTAGCGTGGAGCTCGGGAGGTAGTTTGGGAGCGGATGCAGATTGTGGTCTGCATTGGCGGCATATGAAAGATGGTGGATCGTGTGCTAGGTTCGTGGTTCGTGATAGACATATATGATTTCTTCCTCCGACATTTTAGTTGTGCAGGGGGAATCAGATCTGGAGTTCACGTTCTCGGGATGTTGCCTCAGTCTGATTCGTCCAACGGCAATGATTTCGCCTCTATTAGTGAGCCATCTTGTAGGTCCGTAAAGTTGCATATCAGCGATGGGGCCGCGTCGAGCTCGAGTATGAAGGTGAGCCGTTATTTTTACTTTTGATGACTGTTGTGATGGTGTCAGAAACAGTAACAGTGTTGGTGCCCCGAGCGTTTAAGGCAGGTTTGGGAAGCCGGCTTTGGGCTCAGTCAGGGATACGTGCGTGACACATACGCCGCACTCCAGCCCCGCCTCTCGTCTCCTCCGGCCGGGCGCGCCACGCACCGTTCCCCGCCGCGATTGCTCCGTCACCCGACTCCCCCGGCTCGGAACCCTCCCCGTTGCTGTAGCAGGGCGATTGCTCCTACCCCACCCACTGCTGGGCTCGGCCCCGGTGCTCCCCAAACAATGCCACCATACAGGTCACTCCAAGAACAGTTCCCACGAGGCCCTCAGCCCCGCTGACAGCCCGCCCCCTCCGGCCCACCAGACCCCCCAGGTCCACCTACCCAATCCACGACCGCGAGGAACGGCGCCGCGACCACCAACCAAGcccgtagccgccgccgccgtcgccagcGCACCCACAGCGACCGGCCCTCCTTCCCTTTCCCCACGAGGTGCATTTATACGCTCCCACACCTTCCTGACACTTGCTGTAACTCCACCTTTCAGCTGACTCCCATCAATCTCGATTTGCCAGCCCTCCGCGACGCCGGCGAGCCCGACTACCCCCCGTAGCGGGCATGGGATCGACGGCGCTCGGTGGTGCGGCtccggcgcgcgccggattggccCCCAAGGTGACTCCCGCTCTTTGGTTCCTTTTCTGTCCTGTGCAAGCTCTGATTGATTGGGGAAATGAATAGGGGCGTGCCTGAGTTGGTTCGGACTGTGTTAACCAGCCCTGGCCGTGTATTGGTTGGTTCTCACCTGTAAGTTGAACGCGATTAGCTGTTCTAGTGCGGGTCATTTCCCCCCTCTGTAGAGTGGGAAATAAGGTTTTAGTGAAACTGATTGCTTCGCTACCAGTAAGGTTTGAATTTGCGAACTGAAATGTCTGAGAATGGTATGATGACATCTCTTAAATGGGAACATGAACTGTACCTTAAGAGTGGGTGAATTGGTCATAACCCGATTAGCTGTTTAGTATGGTCGTTTTTCCCCTTTGTAGAGGATGTAATAAACATATGCCTAAAGCATAGCATGGGAGTTTCATCAAACTACAGTAAGGTTTTAGTGAAACTGATTGCTTCGGTACCAGTAAGCAATTTTGAATTTGCTAACTGAAATGTCTGAGAATGGTATGATGGCATCTTTTAAATGGGAACATGAACTGCATATCTTAAGAGTGAATTGGCCATAACGGGTGGTCCTCTGACCCAACTGTGGCATTGTTCCAGCAATTGCATCCTGTTTCGTCATGAAATTGCTTATTTTTAACTTAAGCGCTGAGGTGATTTTTTTATTTCACGTGTAGAATGGACTCCTTGGATCTACTTTCAAGCCATGTGGTGGTTTCAAGCTCAAAACAACTCCTAAGGTGAGTTTTATGCTCTCTTATTTCTTATAAATATTTGTTTGTTTAGTGTCATACTCCACGTACTAATAAAAATGTCTACATTGAAGGTTGGACGCTCTTCAGTTTGTGTGAGAGCATCCATTGCTTCTTCACCACAAAAACAGTACTCTCCTAAGACACCAGCAGTTAAATCAGGGGAGGAAGTGCGCATTGCAGTGCTAGGAGCCAGCGGTTATACTGGAGCTGAGGTTGTTATTTTTTCCCTGTCATTTTCCATTTGTATTGACTGCTTATCATCCAGGCCCAGGGGTAGATTGTTTTACCCGGCAACCATATAAACAAGGGGCACATTCTTGGCCATTATTACCAGAAATCTGGCAGGGTAGGGTTAGTTTGGTCGCAAATCTAACAGGACAACCCACCTTTACTCCTATGCACTTATCTTTTTTTGCTTTTCTGATGCAACATTCCGGTGCTAGGATTCCGATATTCTGATCCTCTTATGGTTCAGTTACTAATGTTGCACGGTACATTTTTGCCAACAGATTGTTCGGCTTCTAGCAAACCACCCTCAGTTCCGTATCACAGTGATGACCGCGGACAGAAAAGCTGGTGAACAGTTTGGATCTGTATTTCCTCACTTGATAACACAAGTAAGAACTTCTCTTCACTTCCTCCTTATTTGATGCATCATTCTTGTACATCAAGAATTAGCGAAACCTTTCAGCAGTAGCACATTTCTGTATATGAATTTGTGCTGGCTTATGTTGATCCTCTTTTAATATTGCAGGACCTGCCAAATTTAGTTGCAATTAAAGATGCAGATTTTTCAGATGTTGATGCTGTTTTTTGTTGCTTGCCACATGGAACAACACAGGTTGGTATCTTCATCATGATTTTTCTGAGatattttctatcaattgctgaACTTATGAAGGAATCCAGTTATATGCTCTGCTGTCAATTGGGAGATCAGATTTTGTACTGGACACACTAAGAGCAATGTCTGATCGCAAGTTTTTTATCAGGAAATTATTAAAGGCTTACCCCAGCAACTGAAGATTGTTGATCTCTCTGCGGTATGCTCTACACAAACTCATGCTTTATCTGCATAGGTCCTCGGTTGCTATTGAACATCCAATCATTCTGACTTACCATGCTTGCAGGATTTCCGTTTGCGTGACATCAATGAGTATGCTGAGTGGTATGGTCATGCTCATAGGGCACCAGAACTTCAGGTTTTCTTGACTACTATACCCTACAGATTTTTTAATATACCAGCCATTGGTCACACAAATTTTGAAGCTACCAAGTTCTGAAGTTCCAGTTTCAACATTTAATTACCAACTTGGATTCCTATTGACATGTTCCATCGATTTCTTTGTATATTACATTTGGGGCTTCAGTTAGATTCCTTTGTAGCCTATGATGTTTTTTACTCCTCTCCTGTCATTTTGTGTGTTTGTTATAAACTCATTTCCTTTGTGGTCTGTGTATCTTTATATTCAGGAAGAGGCTGTTTATGGTTTGACGGAGGTTCTTCGAGATGAAATAAGAAATGCTCGGCTTGTTGCCAACCCGGGATGTTATCCCACGTCTATTCAGCTCCCTCTTGTTCCTCTAATAAAGGTTAGAATCAATAGAAGTTCTTAGTCCTCCCATTCTTTGATCAAAGCAACAGAAATTTAGACTCAATAGCCCCCACTTGTGTGATATATTTACAAATGTACAAAGAATCTCCATTTTCTGTAGCAAAGGAAGTAAATTTGTCAAAATATTCTGCCTAGTCACGCTCCTTTATGTAAATTTTAAAATGTCATCAGTTTAATATTACCTCCGTTCCAAattataagatgttttggatatttcaatatggactacatatggacTGAAATGAGTGAGCAAACACACAAATATACATCCGATTCAGAAAAAAGTTGGAACATCTtataatttggaacggagggagtagtctTCTTAGTATCTAGGTTACGGACATACCTTGTCTCCACATGGGATTCAGAACTGGATCAGAGGTTCTAACCATATTTTATTTTacgtcacgacgttgtaaaacgacggccagtgaattgtaatacgactcactatagggcgaattcgagctcggtacccggggatcctctagagtcgacctgcaggcatgcaagcttgtaATGACTTGATTAATAACCAAACTGCTCCCCATGACATCTATTTCTTTAGGACGTGGAGCTAAGGAAGCAAATCTGTACACCGAGATAGCTGAAGGCATTCATGCTTACGGAATAAAAGGCCACCGTCATGGTAATCCTTTTTTCCAAACATCTCAAGTCTGACATTTGTTCTCCCTTTGGTAAAGTGGCTTTAGTATGGCCTTACTGACAATGAGATAAAACCATTTCAGTTCCTGAGGTTGAACAGGGATTGTCAGAGGCTGCTGAATCCAAAGTTACTATCAGCTTCACTCCAAATCTTATCTGCATGGTAAGCACTTACTCAAAGACAACTCCAGGTTCTGCAGTTTGTTCTGTGCTGCACCTGCACTAAAGGCATAAAAAATGTGTGGAATTCAGTTGTTAAATCAAATCATTTATCTGTATGATGAACAGAAACGTGGGATGCAATCTACTATGTTTGTTGAAATGGCACCTGGAGTGACTGTCAGTGATTTGTATCAGCATCTCAAGTCTACTTATGAGGTTTGTTTGTTTGACCATGTGGATTAAATTATCTATCTGCAGAGAGCTCCTATTTTACAGTTTTACCACATAAATGCCTTTTCTTTTGTTAGCATCATTCTGTGTGTGCATCTTTTCAGGGTGAAGAATTTGTCAAGCTGTTAAATGGCAGCAATGTTCCTCACACACGCCATGTTGTTGGATCAAATTACTGCTTCATGAATGTCTTCGAGGACAGAATTCCTGGAAGGGCCATCATCATCTCTGTCGTAAGTGTTGCATCAATCTATAAGTTGCTCAAGGTTAGCGAAATGTTGCAGACTTAAAGATGCAAAATCCTTATTCTTCTTGTTCTTCAACACTGCAGATAGACAATCTTGTGAAGGGAGCATCTGGCCAGGCCGTGCAGAACCTCAATCTGATGATGGGACTGCCTGAGAACATGGGGCTGCAATATCAGCCCCTATTTCCTTGATATGTTGTGCCTTTGTTGTGCTCTTTTTCGATGATGCTTTGGAGTTAAGCACCCATCTCTGTTTTCCGTTGAGAAGCAAAGAGCTGAATGTCGGAGTGTAACCAAACTCGCTCAACAGCAAAACTTGGTTTGTGCTGGTGTAGTATTTAGAGATGAGCAACAATTAGCAGTTGAATAAGAGTATGAACTGAGTGGCTTGGTGTAATGAAAGTCCGAAGGCTATTATATCCTACAGTGGATTTTTGTCATGAGATCAATAAAGCAGTGTAAAACCTGATTCAGAGACATCAACCATTGCTGTCAGCATTGGATAATAGTTAGAAGTGTGTTACTTTTAAATATTAAAGGATAAATTAGTTTTCAAGTTCTTTGTCAAATTTTATCTTGTGTGACGTGACCAGATCCTAAACTTTACCACAATAATGCAACTAACTGGTCATTGTGTTTCTGTCCTTTCTAGCCTATCAAAATACCATGATTTATTTCTGAGTCAACTTTGAATCTATCTAATTAGTTACCATCTGTTTTTTGGAATGCCATGGTAAAACTCCAGCAGTTAGTTCTGTTAATGTAAATGGGCTTGCAATAAGGTTGACTTGTGTGGCCCGTATGCAGTTGTGATTCAAGAGGAGCCTGGCAGCATAAATTTTATTTGAGAATTGCTTGTGTTCATTTGATTTCGTATTTACATGATAAATGTGTGTAGATGCATCGAAAGAGGAGCCCAgggattattatttttatttCCCATTGTTCTTCTATGTCTGGGTGATTCTTTCGTTATGCTGTTGGGTGCTATCCACACAACAGATCTTTGTTATTTTGACATATGTTAGGGGCTGCAAGCCTGTCATGAACTCTGAACTTCTAAATTGATTTTAGAAATGTATGGTCAGGTTTCAGTAGTTCTTCAGCCAAAAGTTTTAATTACTTTCTTCATTTTCTGGAGTGATGATAaaaaaaatatagctccaaataTTATAATTTTGTCATTTTTTTTACTGGTCAATATTATGTTAATGTTGCAAAATCTAAGAAAACATAATAATTCGATGTGACTGTACAAACTTGTCAAAGATATAGGTACATATATCGATCTTCTACAAAATATCAATTGGTAAATATATGACTATGAGGGAGGCTGCAATGATAAGCCTAACTTGTTCATTGCATTAAAGTGGGTTAGCCACTCAGCCTACATACCTACGTAAGAGGCAATGCAAAGAAAACTGATGTTGCATGTAAGTAAACTTTAAGCCTAATGGTGAAATAGGAATATTAAGTTGTCCTGAGTATTGTTCTTCAAGGGCTCTTAACTCTTCACTTCTTCAGTACCACTTGTTCTTAAATTGCTTTGCTACTGGGTCTTGTTAGGAGATGTATCTAGGCCCTCCTAGCAAAATTTTGAGTTAAAAATTAACTGTTGATGCTTTCTTTTTTGGTTGTGCTAATCGAAGATGCTATGTTCTGTTTGACTTGAAATGGTTGTAGGCTTGGAAACACTTCTGCACTACTTTATTAACCTTTGACCTTCAGGCTTCAGGTCTTTATgcatattctctgacttctggtTCGTTCTCTGGTTTATTAATGTATTTTTGTTTTGTTTGACTTCTCAGTTTTTTGCGTTCACAATGCATATGAAATATGAAAGTATGATACATGTTCTTCTGTTTTTAATCAACTTGTTTGGGGGTATTTTCGGGAGTGGTAAAATTCAGATGGGCTTTGAGTTAGCCAAGATCATTGCAAGTCTTTATAGTCTGTGTTTCACACTTATTTGATATACCTACAAGATAAAATGAAACCGGCCTTCATGTTATTCTCATTTTCTGTTGCTTTATTTTCATGAtaatatcatcatagatgtggaaATATCAAAATGTATTTTATCCACTTGAGCTTAAATAGGTGAGGAATGTTTATGCAGTTATTTTAATGTATATTTATTGAGAATATTCATGTTATCTAAAAGAATGTTTATGCAGTTATTATAATGTATATTTATTGAGAATATTCGTATTAACTAAGATAGATAGGTTTCAAGTGCATGCTGCGGCACGAGAACATGCAGAACCTACTGGAACTTTTACTTATAAACACTTTGACCTCAGTTTCATTTGAGTTACGTTACTGTGCTAGTTAATTTTCCTGTAGCATGGCTGGAGCAAACTTTTTTTGTAGCAACGACTCTGCAGGTAAGGTCTTTGTTTTGGATGCTATTTCACATGGTCGATATACTTTTCTTCACCATTGCTTGTTACGTAAATGTATATAGTTCAGTAAATTAGTATTTATAAGTAAAAACTTTCCATGTATCAAAAGTcttactccctccatttctaaaTATAAGGCTTTCTAGATATTCCAGTacggactacatatggagcaaaatgagtgaatctacactctaaaatactctaaaatacgtctatatacatccgaaTGTAGTCCGTATCGAAATCTCTAGAAGGTCTTATATCTAGAAATGGAGGGAACCTTGGTGCAGTGGTAAAGCTGCTGCCTTGTGACCATGAGGCCACGGGTTCAAGTCCTGGAAACAGCCTCTTGCAGAAATGTAGGGAAAGGCTGCGTACAATAAACCCAAAGTGGTCGGAATGTAGTCCGTATCGAAATCTCTAAAAGGCCTTATATCTAGAAACGGAGGGAGCCTTGGTGCAGTGGTAAAGCTGCTGCCTTGTGACCATGAGGCACGGGTTCAAGTCCTGGAAACAGCCTCTTGCAGAAATGTAGGAAAAGGTTGCGTACAATAAAcccaaagtggtcggacccttccctggaccctgcgcaagcgggagctacatgcaccgggctgcccttatctagaaacggagggagtacatgttatTGTCTGACTACTTAATTAGCAGGTTGTTCACAATGTATATAGTTCAGTAAATTAGTATTTATAAGTAAAAACTTTCCATGTATCAAAAGTCTTACATGTTATTGTCTGACTAGTTAATCGAATACTTCTGAAATATATTGTGTCGGAGAGTTGTGTTCCTGGGTATCTATCATATCGACACTTCTATGCAAGTCAATCAGTAATATTCCATTATTTGGTTCGACTTGCCATTATCCTTTTTCTCAATTGAAAGTGACACCATTTTATAAACTGAAAGTAACAATGAGAAATATGTTGTGTAAACATTTGAGCAAAGAATCGGAATTGGCTGCCAAGTGAAGCTGCCATCCCCATTGGGTAAATTTCCATGATACAGTGTTCCGAAAAGATCCATTATTATAGTGCACATAAAGTGATCCAAGTTAACATGCAAAAATAATAATATGAAATTCGTCCTTGATATGTAGAACCAAAAAGGGGATAGTGATCACTTGGAAAAAAAGGGGATAGTAATAT encodes:
- the LOC125550671 gene encoding LOW QUALITY PROTEIN: probable N-acetyl-gamma-glutamyl-phosphate reductase, chloroplastic (The sequence of the model RefSeq protein was modified relative to this genomic sequence to represent the inferred CDS: substituted 1 base at 1 genomic stop codon), translating into MGSTALGGAAPARAGLAPKNGLLGSTFKPCGGFKLKTTPKVGRSSVCVRASIASSPQKQYSPKTPAVKSGEEVRIAVLGASGYTGAEIVRLLANHPQFRITVMTADRKAGEQFGSVFPHLITQDLPNLVAIKDADFSDVDAVFCCLPHGTTQEIIKGLPQQLKIVDLSADFRLRDINEYAEWYGHAHRAPELQEEAVYGLTEVLRDEIRNARLVANPGCYPTSIQLPLVPLIKACKLVMTXLITKLLPMTSISLGRGAKEANLYTEIAEGIHAYGIKGHRHVPEVEQGLSEAAESKVTISFTPNLICMKRGMQSTMFVEMAPGVTVSDLYQHLKSTYEGEEFVKLLNGSNVPHTRHVVGSNYCFMNVFEDRIPGRAIIISVIDNLVKGASGQAVQNLNLMMGLPENMGLQYQPLFP